A stretch of the Meles meles unplaced genomic scaffold, mMelMel3.1 paternal haplotype, whole genome shotgun sequence genome encodes the following:
- the LOC123936334 gene encoding olfactory receptor 15-like: MRNNSFQVGFILLGFTKWPHLEIILFWIVIILYAMIILSNSTIILLSCVDIHLYTPMYFFLSNLSFLDLCFTTTAVPQMLSNLWGPDKSITYTGCVIQLSVFLCLGATEGVMLVMMAFDRYVAICQPLHYTIIMNHQFCWKLVLIAWLSGLMESVTQSPITFQLPFCTHHHLDDFLCEVPAFIRLACGDTSAIEWQMTISADLFTIVPVVLILTSYGCIARALGKLHSEEGRKKAIATCSSHLIVVFMFYGTVAMVYADPKNHFASNYGKIFTFFYTLVTPLLNPLIYTLRNKEVKDALQRLLNKMMHK, from the coding sequence ATGAGAAACAACAGTTTCCAAGTAGGCTTTATTCTTCTTGGCTTCACTAAATGGCCCCATCTGGAAATAATTCTCTTCTGGATAGTGATCATTTTATATGCCATGATCATCCTCTCCAACTCAACCATTATCTTGCTCTCTTGTGTGGACATTCATCTCTACActcccatgtatttctttcttagcaatctttccttcttggATCTCTGCTTCACTACAACTGCTGTGCCTCAGATGTTGTCTAATTTGTGGGGGCCAGACAAGAGCATCACCTACACAGGCTGTGTCATTCAACTATCTGTGTTCCTCTGCCTTGGGGCAACAGAAGGTGTTATGTTGGTGATGATGGCCTTTGACCGCTATGTTGCTATTTGCCAGCCTCTGCATTATACCATCATCATGAATCATCAGTTCTGTTGGAAACTGGTACTAATAGCCTGGCTGTCTGGACTGATGGAATCTGTAACCCAATCTCCCATCACATTCCAGCTTCCTTTTTGCACCCACCACCACCTGGATGATTTTCTGTGCGAAGTTCCTGCCTTCATACGCCTAGCATGTGGAGATACCTCAGCCATTGAGTGGCAAATGACCATCTCTGCTGACCTTTTCACCATTGTACCAGTGGTATTGATCCTGACTTCTTATGGCTGTATAGCTCGAGCCTTGGGGAAACTCCActcagaagagggaaggaaaaaagccaTTGCCACCTGTTCTTCCCACCTTATTGTGGTCTTCATGTTTTATGGGACAGTGGCCATGGTTTATGCAGATCCTAAGAACCACTTTGCTTCAAATTATGGCAAGATCTTCACTTTCTTCTACACTTTGGTCACACCACTGTTGAATCCTCTCATCTATACTCTaaggaacaaagaagtaaaagatgctCTGCAAAGACTGCTAAATAAAATGATGCACAAATGA